A stretch of Blautia liquoris DNA encodes these proteins:
- a CDS encoding MFS transporter — protein sequence MSSKTAKKHNRYVVLIVLCICEAMYLLPYLRWTFYDPMKEGFGFTNSQLASLSSIFGLISLFGYLVGGPICDRFSPRKLLTTAFLLTAIGGFWFAAYPPYWACVIIYIMWGFATAVLLWDCMIRVTRSLASSEEQGLFFGLLEGGRGAVDTVTSFATVALFTALGSSIASLRQVILVISILCLIGSVLVMIFISDEIPGSGDDAKINIHEILAVLKLPAVWLISLVILCNYAIYTGGTYLTSYLTDIMGVSVGVSAVVAVFRNFVLMMLGGPIGGFLAKRFSISRVIVACFVFILAATGIFIVLPTGSVALSVVMMMALYLGLFFMRGIYFGTVDQAQIPMKVTGTAVGIISLVGFFPEVFMNTISGHLLDAYPGFDGYHYLFIILFAFSVVGLIASLYLQRNIKKDETKKI from the coding sequence ATGTCTTCAAAAACAGCAAAGAAACATAATCGCTATGTGGTACTAATTGTCTTATGTATCTGTGAAGCGATGTATTTATTGCCTTACTTGCGCTGGACTTTTTACGATCCAATGAAAGAAGGATTTGGGTTCACCAACAGTCAGTTGGCATCGTTAAGTAGTATTTTTGGTCTAATATCTCTATTTGGATATCTGGTTGGAGGACCTATTTGTGATCGATTTTCGCCCAGAAAACTTTTAACTACGGCATTTTTACTAACAGCAATCGGTGGATTTTGGTTTGCTGCGTATCCGCCTTACTGGGCCTGTGTAATAATTTATATTATGTGGGGGTTTGCTACGGCTGTTCTCTTATGGGATTGTATGATCAGGGTAACTCGTTCTCTTGCTTCGAGTGAAGAACAAGGCTTGTTTTTTGGATTACTTGAAGGGGGAAGAGGTGCTGTTGATACAGTCACATCTTTTGCGACCGTTGCTTTGTTTACTGCTTTAGGCAGCAGCATAGCCAGCCTGCGTCAGGTCATATTGGTCATTTCTATTCTTTGTCTTATTGGATCAGTATTAGTAATGATCTTTATAAGCGACGAAATTCCCGGTTCTGGAGATGATGCGAAAATTAATATTCATGAAATACTGGCGGTTTTGAAATTGCCTGCAGTATGGCTGATTTCACTTGTTATTCTTTGCAATTATGCTATTTATACAGGAGGTACCTATCTTACTTCCTATCTTACTGATATTATGGGAGTTTCAGTAGGGGTATCGGCGGTTGTCGCAGTGTTTAGAAACTTTGTCCTTATGATGTTAGGAGGTCCAATTGGCGGATTTCTTGCCAAACGCTTTTCAATATCAAGAGTGATTGTTGCATGTTTTGTATTTATATTAGCGGCAACAGGCATATTTATAGTTTTACCTACCGGATCTGTTGCGTTATCTGTAGTTATGATGATGGCTCTTTATTTGGGGCTGTTTTTCATGAGAGGTATTTATTTTGGAACCGTGGATCAAGCACAGATTCCAATGAAAGTGACTGGAACCGCTGTTGGTATCATTTCACTGGTAGGGTTCTTCCCGGAAGTCTTTATGAATACGATTTCTGGTCATTTGCTTGATGCTTATCCCGGATTTGACGGCTATCATTATTTGTTTATTATTTTATTTGCGTTTTCAGTTGTAGGTTTAATAGCATCTTTGTATTTACAGCGAAATATTAAAAAGGATGAGACAAAGAAGATATAA
- a CDS encoding TetR/AcrR family transcriptional regulator → MAKEKQIKQEYINIAYQILAEEGYEAVTVRRLAKETGRNTASLYYYFDSLSYLISIASVRYLMQYYDTLSNVIDQHYKALEVDLQSWVCLAWYAFHNVPIYENFFLYDIELSEKALYEYLELFPEERSLIDNYFMNNILLSLDIKAREKETLLLAVKEGTIALNDVDFLVNTDYYIFCGMMNELRFTYKDEKVVHAVMEKYASIMTDLFQRIMLPGNSILGCHLETISK, encoded by the coding sequence ATGGCAAAGGAAAAGCAAATTAAACAAGAATACATCAACATAGCTTATCAAATATTAGCTGAAGAAGGATATGAAGCAGTCACTGTCAGGAGACTGGCAAAAGAGACTGGGAGAAATACCGCGTCTCTTTACTATTATTTTGACAGTTTGAGTTATTTGATTTCGATTGCATCCGTCCGTTATCTGATGCAGTATTATGATACTCTTTCCAATGTTATAGACCAGCATTATAAAGCACTTGAGGTTGATCTTCAATCTTGGGTATGTTTAGCATGGTATGCTTTTCACAATGTTCCGATATATGAGAATTTTTTTCTCTATGATATCGAATTAAGTGAAAAAGCTCTTTATGAATATCTAGAGCTTTTTCCAGAGGAGAGAAGTCTTATTGATAATTATTTTATGAACAACATTTTGCTTTCACTTGATATCAAAGCAAGAGAAAAAGAAACGTTATTATTAGCAGTTAAAGAGGGAACTATCGCTTTGAACGATGTGGATTTTCTTGTGAATACGGACTACTATATCTTCTGCGGAATGATGAATGAACTCCGATTCACTTATAAAGATGAGAAAGTTGTACATGCTGTAATGGAAAAATATGCGTCAATCATGACTGATTTATTTCAAAGAATAATGCTGCCGGGAAATTCAATACTTGGCTGTCACCTGGAAACGATCAGCAAGTAA
- a CDS encoding L-cysteine desulfidase family protein: protein MKEELLSILVSEVKPALGCTGPTSVSYAVSVAKDAIGGKVRNVRFIVDRDTYKNSIAVGIPGISERGVVIAAALGAVCGRSKAKLEVLKDVTPQDEIDAKKLVNDGKVELKIDWDIKGVGLYIEAFVETENGTGHAIVAKTHTNVILIETNRNVLYKSQENDINDVLDESKDRINQYTVKDFYEFAREVPIEKLYFLKEAIEFNNKLSETGLKENLGKGFGNAYLRIKEGSNIYMKAKAYTAAASDARMAGENLSAMSCASSGNVGITASIPLYIVAQEQGSSEELLLRALSLSFLLTIFIKNQIGRLSAMCACAIAASIGVGAGVVVLSEGTFEEVEATIKNIVGSIGGILCDGAKLGCALKLSNAIGTAIESAYLAMEGAGIPAGDGLVCDTADETLRMLGRIAKNGMAETDKIVCKEIIQRETQ, encoded by the coding sequence ATGAAAGAAGAATTACTTTCTATATTAGTTTCAGAGGTAAAGCCTGCCTTAGGGTGTACGGGTCCTACCTCGGTATCCTATGCGGTTAGTGTGGCAAAGGATGCCATTGGCGGCAAGGTAAGAAATGTTCGATTCATCGTAGATCGGGATACCTACAAGAATTCGATAGCTGTAGGCATACCGGGGATCTCCGAGAGGGGAGTTGTCATTGCCGCTGCACTTGGCGCTGTATGCGGGCGGTCCAAAGCAAAACTAGAGGTGTTAAAAGATGTCACACCACAAGATGAAATAGATGCAAAAAAATTAGTGAACGATGGGAAAGTTGAATTAAAGATTGACTGGGATATCAAAGGAGTCGGTTTATATATAGAGGCATTCGTAGAAACAGAGAACGGCACAGGCCATGCGATTGTTGCTAAAACACATACAAATGTAATCCTGATTGAAACTAATCGCAATGTACTGTATAAAAGTCAGGAAAATGATATCAATGATGTGCTTGACGAATCGAAGGATAGGATTAATCAGTATACAGTAAAGGATTTCTATGAATTCGCGAGGGAAGTACCGATTGAAAAATTATATTTTTTGAAAGAAGCCATAGAGTTCAACAATAAACTATCTGAAACGGGACTCAAGGAGAATCTGGGGAAGGGGTTTGGAAATGCCTATCTAAGAATAAAAGAAGGCAGTAATATTTATATGAAAGCGAAAGCGTATACTGCTGCAGCTTCAGATGCCAGAATGGCCGGTGAAAATTTATCAGCAATGAGTTGTGCAAGCAGTGGGAATGTTGGAATAACTGCATCAATACCACTTTATATTGTTGCACAAGAACAGGGAAGCAGTGAAGAATTACTTTTGAGAGCTTTAAGCCTGAGTTTTTTACTGACAATTTTTATTAAGAATCAAATTGGGAGACTGTCTGCTATGTGTGCATGTGCTATCGCAGCATCTATTGGTGTTGGCGCCGGTGTTGTGGTTCTTTCAGAGGGAACCTTCGAAGAAGTGGAGGCAACGATTAAAAATATAGTAGGAAGTATTGGCGGAATCCTCTGTGACGGAGCAAAATTGGGATGTGCTCTAAAATTGTCGAATGCGATAGGTACAGCAATTGAATCTGCCTATTTGGCAATGGAAGGGGCAGGTATTCCTGCCGGAGACGGTTTAGTCTGTGACACTGCTGATGAGACTTTAAGAATGTTGGGAAGAATTGCAAAGAATGGAATGGCAGAGACGGATAAAATTGTCTGTAAAGAAATTATCCAAAGAGAAACTCAATAG
- a CDS encoding sodium/glutamate symporter: protein MIEIKMDLLQTIGLAGLSLIVGYWLKKRWLKRLTIPAAVIGGLIFAIINTIFYQLGIGYITVNTGLNDFFMVLYFTTIGLGASIKNSRGLGKSIVMLLGLTIIAIFVQNFVAVGIGKMFGVDSLVALMMGSPALVGGPGCVAAIAPAVEKMGYSQAMTAGMISATIGISAGGLLAGPIGSRIIERHKLSTMTNAKTYEQEAAKSDKDSAIMGKTDVFNTMMIILVCMFFGSFITRAINSFMGIFMDNISFPVVLGPMILGFVFRYISDKKENDLVSVDGVDVVADVSLDLFLGLTIINLQFWTIFEIAVPMIVILVAGIIITLLFAYFIIYYAMGRNYDAAVMSAGFVGYGCGTTSNAMSGMREVTNKYGPSPKSFLTTSIICGVFLDFANVLLVFITMGLLN from the coding sequence ATGATTGAAATTAAAATGGACTTACTTCAGACGATTGGATTGGCTGGACTTTCCTTAATCGTAGGTTACTGGTTAAAGAAAAGATGGCTAAAGAGACTAACTATCCCGGCTGCCGTTATTGGAGGGCTGATCTTTGCTATTATCAATACGATTTTTTATCAATTAGGAATCGGATATATCACGGTGAACACAGGGTTAAATGACTTCTTTATGGTTCTCTATTTTACAACGATTGGTTTAGGTGCGAGTATAAAGAATAGTCGGGGCCTGGGGAAAAGTATAGTAATGCTATTAGGCTTAACCATTATTGCTATCTTTGTCCAGAATTTTGTAGCCGTGGGCATAGGAAAGATGTTTGGCGTGGATAGCTTGGTTGCTCTCATGATGGGATCTCCAGCTTTAGTCGGAGGGCCGGGTTGTGTTGCTGCCATTGCGCCAGCCGTTGAAAAGATGGGATACTCTCAGGCGATGACGGCAGGAATGATCTCGGCAACAATTGGAATCAGTGCAGGAGGTCTTTTAGCAGGTCCGATCGGATCTCGGATCATCGAACGTCATAAATTATCAACAATGACGAATGCTAAAACTTATGAACAAGAGGCGGCCAAGTCAGACAAAGATTCTGCCATTATGGGAAAGACAGATGTCTTTAATACTATGATGATTATCTTGGTTTGTATGTTTTTTGGTTCATTCATCACACGGGCTATTAACTCTTTTATGGGTATTTTCATGGATAATATTTCATTTCCAGTTGTGTTAGGTCCCATGATACTGGGTTTTGTTTTTCGCTATATATCAGATAAAAAAGAAAATGACCTGGTGTCTGTGGACGGTGTGGACGTTGTCGCAGATGTGTCATTAGATTTGTTTTTGGGATTAACGATTATTAATCTGCAGTTTTGGACTATTTTTGAAATAGCGGTTCCCATGATAGTCATTCTCGTGGCTGGAATTATTATAACCTTGCTTTTTGCTTATTTTATTATCTACTATGCAATGGGCAGAAATTATGATGCCGCTGTTATGTCGGCTGGATTCGTGGGGTATGGCTGTGGAACTACATCGAATGCGATGTCTGGCATGCGCGAGGTCACAAATAAGTATGGACCAAGTCCAAAATCGTTTTTGACAACATCCATAATTTGTGGGGTTTTCCTGGATTTTGCCAATGTTTTGCTCGTTTTCATTACCATGGGGTTACTGAATTAA
- a CDS encoding trimethylamine methyltransferase family protein produces the protein MKNKNAQAIHDKSMELLQTVGTRFLHPEAIEILKKHGVKVDGNIAYFTEDEIMKCVEMAPSKFKIYARNSKFDIEPGSGHTYIGPMMGGIKVLKKDGTLRTTTVDDVIKTDKIVEYNDRYHVNGGGICTPNDIPEDQFMLFELYAGLMLSSKIPPDVSGNYHTMELCYDVIAAAFGCSKEQLREKPRILAGMNVNSPLVVDTIMTETMFTNLKYRQPCYIAPAAMGGSTAPITAEGTIVQNNAEVLSTLALAQMYEPGAPVLYGSQSTAADMRTLAIAIGAPESALCYKYAGIMGKFYELPVRSGGLMTDAKKCDVQAGYEPMLSFLACEQNGVDVVLQGAGVLDAYLTFSYEKLISDFQIVDYVDAYLKDIDVNDETVPMEDMQEIGHDSSFITADSTLEYMRTAILDPIISVRGPKPQDTLEKNMDALIQKALDEYHSPDIPKECMDNMKKIVLDYGIDESYVKKIENARVL, from the coding sequence ATGAAGAATAAAAATGCACAGGCTATTCATGATAAATCAATGGAACTACTTCAAACGGTAGGAACGCGATTTCTCCACCCTGAAGCAATCGAGATCCTGAAAAAACATGGGGTGAAGGTGGATGGAAATATCGCTTATTTCACCGAAGATGAAATTATGAAATGTGTTGAGATGGCCCCATCAAAATTCAAAATATATGCAAGAAATTCCAAATTTGATATAGAGCCGGGCAGTGGGCATACTTATATTGGACCGATGATGGGTGGTATCAAAGTGCTTAAAAAGGATGGCACATTACGTACCACGACTGTAGATGATGTGATTAAGACAGATAAAATTGTTGAATACAATGATCGATATCATGTGAATGGTGGTGGTATTTGTACTCCTAATGATATTCCGGAAGATCAATTTATGCTGTTCGAACTATATGCGGGATTAATGCTGTCATCTAAGATTCCGCCGGATGTCAGTGGAAATTACCATACCATGGAGCTTTGTTATGATGTAATAGCTGCAGCTTTTGGATGTTCAAAGGAACAATTAAGAGAAAAGCCGAGAATATTGGCAGGCATGAATGTAAATTCGCCGCTTGTGGTAGACACAATTATGACAGAGACAATGTTTACAAATTTGAAATACCGCCAGCCTTGCTATATTGCACCGGCTGCAATGGGTGGTTCTACAGCTCCAATTACAGCAGAGGGCACCATTGTGCAAAATAATGCAGAGGTCTTGTCCACATTGGCTCTTGCGCAGATGTATGAACCTGGGGCGCCTGTATTATATGGATCTCAGTCTACTGCAGCAGATATGAGAACTTTGGCTATTGCTATCGGGGCTCCTGAATCAGCATTATGTTATAAGTATGCCGGTATTATGGGGAAATTTTACGAACTTCCCGTTCGTTCCGGTGGATTAATGACTGATGCAAAGAAATGTGATGTCCAGGCCGGGTATGAACCAATGTTGTCATTTCTCGCCTGTGAACAGAATGGTGTTGATGTAGTTCTTCAGGGAGCGGGAGTCCTTGACGCATATCTTACTTTTTCATATGAAAAGCTTATATCTGATTTTCAGATTGTGGACTATGTCGATGCTTATCTAAAGGATATTGATGTTAATGATGAAACGGTTCCGATGGAAGACATGCAGGAAATAGGACATGACAGTTCTTTTATCACTGCAGACAGCACGCTGGAATATATGCGTACTGCAATACTGGATCCGATAATCAGTGTCAGAGGTCCGAAACCGCAGGACACCCTTGAGAAAAATATGGATGCTCTGATTCAAAAAGCTCTGGATGAATACCATTCTCCGGATATTCCAAAGGAATGTATGGATAATATGAAAAAAATTGTCCTTGACTATGGTATCGATGAGTCTTATGTAAAGAAGATCGAGAACGCAAGGGTGTTATAA
- a CDS encoding AraC family transcriptional regulator, with the protein MDNVMIEPIDQFAAVHRYSCKKYERTLHLHNNAYELMLFKSGNIDYFIDGSTYSLRPGDLTFIPPNSIHGFFTKDNSPYERLPLHIEKSYIEKLSTDQTDLLKCFYAFPKGLPHYHLNAQQMEEYETHVDTIIKSMKEKEFGYDIKVKTCITMILLLANSVTETNNGFLTDISPKVIRDTFKYINDNLSEDISVHSIAEHLNLSASRISHIFKDYTGTSLWNYIISRRIQYSKRLLCQGSSVTTACFESGFKDYAHFIKTFQKNAGCSPGRYAKNCKDALISDLE; encoded by the coding sequence ATGGATAATGTAATGATTGAACCAATTGACCAATTCGCTGCTGTTCATCGATACTCTTGCAAAAAGTATGAGAGGACATTGCATCTTCATAATAATGCATATGAACTTATGTTGTTTAAATCAGGAAACATAGATTATTTTATCGACGGTTCAACCTATTCTCTGCGGCCAGGTGATCTCACATTTATACCGCCAAATAGTATTCATGGGTTTTTTACAAAAGATAACTCACCCTATGAGAGATTGCCATTACATATCGAAAAGAGTTATATTGAAAAACTTTCCACAGACCAAACTGATTTGTTGAAGTGTTTTTATGCTTTTCCCAAAGGTCTGCCCCATTATCACTTAAATGCTCAACAGATGGAAGAATATGAAACACATGTAGATACGATTATAAAATCAATGAAGGAAAAAGAATTTGGATATGATATAAAAGTCAAAACCTGCATCACTATGATTCTTCTGCTCGCAAATTCTGTCACTGAAACAAACAATGGATTTTTAACAGATATCTCGCCTAAAGTCATACGAGATACTTTTAAGTACATTAATGATAATTTGTCTGAAGATATTTCAGTTCATTCAATTGCTGAACATTTAAACCTCAGTGCCTCAAGAATCTCACACATATTTAAAGACTACACTGGAACATCCCTTTGGAATTACATAATAAGCAGAAGAATTCAGTACTCAAAAAGGCTGTTATGTCAGGGGTCTTCTGTCACAACAGCCTGCTTTGAAAGTGGATTCAAAGACTACGCTCATTTTATAAAAACATTTCAAAAAAATGCCGGATGTTCACCCGGAAGATATGCCAAAAATTGTAAGGACGCTTTGATTTCTGATTTGGAGTAA
- a CDS encoding DUF2264 domain-containing protein, producing the protein MKISLQNRGDAIQVFLDMIRPLKPFYSEHHAFLHLGDTGVHYGEKSAEMEGFARILWGLGPLWSADNTNLPLAVQEEISDWLTLYRDGIVHGTSPEDKEYWGDIFDYDQKMVEVSAISFSIALNRKELWDPLTENEKRNLYNWLDGMNQHEMPDNNWRYFRIMTNMMFRLLGLPWSKERMEEDFDLIDSFYIDEGWYCDGTPTQIDYYVAFAIHHYGLIYSKLMYEIDPERCNVLKERSKKFFYDFVYWFSNNGEEIPFGRSLTYRFAHSAPFAAMAYADLDLDYGVLKNLVLRNLESWMKRPIFDKAGVLTIGYGYPNLFMSENYNGCGSPYWCNKVFLILALHEDHPFWKAQPKQFQYKPKKNLKYPHMIVTHDKYDHALAYVTGQYLQGDHGQGRAKYEKFVYSNQLGFSIQRGTTLEEGGFDSTLAVSVKGENRYCVRHGLDEFYVDEEKVYSKYHLITGVSVESTIIPCLSWHVRIHKIYNEIPIDIAEGGFSLPQERCFQVAKGNTTGRFDPDDVTINGNTLVAGFPWGTSCIASETGLTPVLIYSMPNTNLFYNLTVIPMVCATLEPGVHLIVDSVCGDIHEEKEKLLAKKPRVEITDECINIGYEEKELSVKTGSSN; encoded by the coding sequence ATGAAGATATCTTTACAAAACAGAGGAGATGCGATTCAAGTTTTTTTAGATATGATTCGGCCTTTGAAACCATTTTATAGTGAGCATCATGCTTTTTTGCATTTAGGGGATACCGGTGTTCATTATGGAGAAAAATCAGCAGAGATGGAGGGATTTGCCCGAATATTATGGGGGTTAGGACCGTTATGGTCAGCTGATAATACAAATTTACCCTTAGCTGTCCAAGAAGAAATTTCAGATTGGCTGACACTATATCGCGACGGGATTGTTCATGGAACATCTCCCGAAGATAAAGAATATTGGGGAGATATTTTTGATTATGATCAAAAGATGGTAGAGGTGTCAGCTATTTCTTTTTCAATCGCATTAAACAGAAAAGAACTCTGGGATCCATTAACAGAGAATGAGAAAAGAAATCTTTACAACTGGCTAGACGGAATGAACCAGCATGAGATGCCTGATAATAATTGGCGCTATTTCCGTATTATGACGAATATGATGTTTCGCCTTCTGGGATTACCCTGGTCAAAGGAACGGATGGAAGAAGACTTTGATTTGATCGATAGTTTTTATATTGATGAGGGTTGGTACTGTGACGGAACACCGACCCAGATTGATTATTATGTGGCATTTGCAATTCATCATTATGGATTGATTTATTCGAAACTGATGTATGAGATTGATCCAGAACGATGTAATGTTTTAAAAGAGAGAAGCAAAAAGTTCTTTTATGATTTTGTTTATTGGTTTTCTAATAATGGTGAAGAGATTCCATTTGGAAGAAGTTTAACTTATCGATTTGCACACAGTGCCCCATTTGCTGCCATGGCATATGCTGATCTGGATCTTGATTATGGTGTTTTAAAGAATCTTGTTTTAAGAAATTTGGAGTCATGGATGAAACGTCCCATTTTTGATAAAGCAGGCGTTTTAACTATAGGATATGGATATCCTAATTTATTCATGAGTGAAAATTATAATGGGTGCGGTTCCCCATACTGGTGTAACAAGGTCTTTCTGATTCTTGCTCTACATGAAGACCATCCATTCTGGAAAGCGCAGCCGAAACAGTTTCAGTATAAACCTAAAAAAAATTTGAAATATCCGCATATGATTGTGACACATGATAAATATGATCATGCCTTGGCGTATGTCACTGGTCAGTATTTGCAAGGTGATCATGGCCAGGGAAGAGCAAAATATGAGAAATTTGTGTATTCGAATCAACTGGGATTTAGTATTCAAAGAGGGACCACCCTTGAAGAGGGAGGATTTGACAGTACATTAGCTGTATCAGTAAAGGGTGAAAATCGCTACTGTGTACGACATGGTCTGGATGAATTCTACGTGGACGAAGAAAAGGTCTACAGCAAGTACCATCTGATTACTGGTGTTAGCGTGGAAAGCACGATAATCCCATGCTTATCATGGCATGTTAGAATTCACAAGATTTATAATGAAATACCGATTGATATTGCAGAGGGAGGATTTTCGCTGCCTCAGGAGCGTTGTTTTCAAGTGGCCAAAGGCAACACAACAGGTCGCTTTGATCCTGATGATGTAACAATCAATGGAAATACACTAGTGGCTGGTTTTCCCTGGGGAACAAGCTGCATTGCCAGTGAAACGGGACTAACCCCGGTACTGATATATTCAATGCCAAATACAAATCTTTTTTATAATTTAACGGTTATTCCAATGGTTTGTGCAACACTGGAACCAGGGGTACACTTAATTGTGGATAGCGTATGCGGAGATATTCATGAAGAGAAAGAAAAACTTTTAGCGAAAAAGCCCAGGGTTGAAATAACAGATGAGTGTATAAATATCGGTTATGAAGAGAAGGAATTGTCTGTCAAAACTGGCAGTTCAAACTAA
- a CDS encoding UxaA family hydrolase, with product MDHFLGYLRSDGSVGIRNYILVVSTVQCANNVAIRIAEKTNAISITHDFGCMESEENSNRTNLGLKKACENPNVYGVIIVGLGCEQIDANKMYDHVKKLPKPAYKVLIQEEGGPKQSIAKGIEYAGILEKELSLQQRDSFGAEKLTVGVQCGGSDWTTALAGNSVIGAMTDLIVKNGGTVLMSEVVGFPGSEHVVAKRAVSKEVGIDILNMVTELREDFISKNGQTIEEVNPTPGNKAGGITTLVEKSMGNVKKMGSAPVQGIIQVGEKVPHPGLWILDCRAQGPDSFVTTAFAMSGAQITAFSTGRGSPLGNAVMPLVKITGNPETYQSLNSIMDFNAGRVILGEKIDLVGEDLYKKIIETANGITTKSEDNRNFDYTIPRDIRS from the coding sequence ATGGATCATTTCTTGGGTTATTTACGTTCGGATGGTTCTGTTGGCATACGCAATTACATATTAGTTGTATCCACAGTACAATGTGCGAATAATGTTGCTATACGCATTGCTGAAAAAACAAATGCGATATCAATTACCCATGATTTTGGCTGTATGGAATCCGAAGAAAATTCGAATAGGACGAACCTTGGTTTAAAAAAGGCATGTGAAAATCCAAATGTATATGGAGTAATTATCGTTGGATTGGGCTGTGAACAAATTGATGCAAATAAAATGTATGATCATGTTAAGAAACTCCCTAAACCTGCATATAAAGTTTTGATTCAAGAGGAAGGCGGACCAAAACAGTCAATTGCGAAAGGGATAGAATATGCCGGTATACTAGAAAAAGAATTAAGCCTGCAACAAAGAGATTCGTTTGGAGCAGAAAAACTTACAGTTGGCGTTCAGTGCGGTGGTTCCGATTGGACAACTGCACTTGCGGGTAATTCGGTTATAGGTGCAATGACCGATTTGATTGTCAAAAATGGTGGAACGGTATTGATGTCGGAAGTTGTTGGATTTCCGGGCAGTGAACATGTGGTGGCGAAAAGGGCTGTAAGTAAAGAGGTGGGTATCGATATCTTAAACATGGTTACCGAATTGAGAGAAGATTTTATCAGCAAGAATGGACAGACCATAGAAGAGGTGAATCCCACTCCCGGAAATAAAGCCGGGGGAATTACAACATTAGTCGAAAAATCAATGGGAAATGTTAAGAAAATGGGTTCAGCACCGGTTCAAGGCATTATTCAGGTAGGAGAGAAAGTACCTCATCCGGGGTTATGGATCTTAGACTGCAGAGCGCAGGGGCCCGACTCGTTTGTAACCACAGCTTTTGCCATGTCCGGAGCACAAATAACAGCTTTTAGTACAGGAAGAGGTTCTCCTCTTGGCAATGCAGTTATGCCATTAGTAAAGATAACAGGAAATCCAGAAACTTATCAATCATTAAATAGTATCATGGATTTTAATGCCGGAAGAGTAATTCTCGGAGAGAAAATTGATCTGGTTGGAGAAGACCTATATAAGAAAATAATTGAGACTGCAAATGGAATTACAACAAAATCTGAAGATAACAGAAACTTTGATTACACGATTCCACGTGATATTAGATCGTGA
- a CDS encoding UxaA family hydrolase, producing MKTGLLVDSSDNVVVATETIQAGEKIKVGSEVIVANQQIPIGHKAAIKEIKKNEYIYKYGVPIGLANMDIQKGDYIHTHNITDVTEDLCKSYIAAFMKED from the coding sequence ATGAAAACAGGACTTTTAGTTGATTCATCGGATAATGTTGTAGTTGCCACTGAAACTATTCAGGCGGGAGAAAAAATTAAAGTAGGCAGTGAGGTTATAGTTGCGAATCAGCAGATACCCATTGGCCATAAAGCAGCAATTAAGGAAATAAAAAAAAATGAATATATATATAAATATGGTGTGCCAATAGGATTAGCCAATATGGATATTCAAAAAGGAGATTATATTCATACGCATAATATAACAGATGTGACGGAAGATTTGTGTAAAAGCTACATTGCAGCATTTATGAAGGAGGATTAG